A region of the Electrophorus electricus isolate fEleEle1 chromosome 7, fEleEle1.pri, whole genome shotgun sequence genome:
CAGACTTTGTTGCAAGTCGTCGCTAGATAACAGTAGGCAGGAAAAGTGCAGACGGCTGAGGAAGTGAATGAGAGGAAATACCAGCCCTGTCCATCCATCACTGTTGTGCCTCACATGGGCCCAATTCAACGCTAAGCCTGGGTCTGGGGGAATCTGTGACTATTTCCTGCTGTAAAACACCTAACACAGCCTGTAGAAGGACCTGATTATTGCCTGAGAAGTCGAGGAGTTGTTTGtgccacagcagagaaaagaactgaaaaataaaGGGCAGGGCACGGGGTCGAGGGGGCAGTGTACCTGAGGCCCGCCCAGGGTCTTTTCGCAGGGTGTCCATGAAGTTGCTGAAGCTGGAAGCTTCCTGCCACAAACGTCCCAGCTGCTGGAACTCGGTGCCTCGAAAAAGGAGTTCCTGGGAATCGGCGTAGAACCTTGCTAGTCTAGGGCCAGGACAGAGCATGCATGTACTCATCTCAGTACTGTTACACATGCCCACACTGATGAGTACTACTAGTTCTGCACACTCAAAGAATGCAAATATACCCCTTTTGAGATATAACTTTTTGTTATGTATGAGACTTCACTGGGGAATGGCGGGGGGAGGgtcattctttcttttgttcattATATTTTGATCAACTAGGTGGTGGTCTCAAGAAAAACTGATGTCTCTCATCCAAGTTGGTTTCTAGATAGGTAAAGGTGGAGCAGCCAGCTTACATGGAGTTGTTGTAGTTCGACACGACCCCTGTAGCCTCTGCTGGAGTTGCGTAACGGAAGCAGGGATTATTGGCATTGCAGAAAATCCCCTGGATCCAAGGCAAGACTCCTGCAGAAGGCATGGCCTTGTTGGGAAAGTGACCTGATTGGACAGACGAGAGTCCATCTTTAATATCACCATGATAATGAAAAAAACTGTATTAATCAGGattcaggttttgttttgtatgttctTGTAtaaccaaaaacattttgtaaaaacacTTAAGCAGTAAActctgggggggaaaaaaactctCTATGCTGTTCTAATGTTTATTGATATACAGGTTAGTCTTGCTGACGCAAAGGGTACACAAAATGCTTAATATTATAAAGAAGCAGAATTGCTCACATTCATGTTGCTGGTAAAGGGGATAGGCTCTTCTGAGCCACACAAGACCCATGAAGATGAACACAGGCCACAGGATCTCCACAATGACCCGAACCTGAACACATTTGAGGCACAActgtattacattttgaaagcTGTTAAAGGAACTgcaatgaaagaaaaggaaaccaCAATATAATGGATATAGATCCCTTCATTGTGTTGTGATTGTGATTTGCAACCTATATTAAAAGACAACTGGAAGTGAAAAAACCACTAGCAACGTAGGCTTTCTCATGCACAAAAAGCATAGACAATGGCAGTACACCAGTAACAGCTGGGACACATGAACTATCTGGGGGCTTGCAAAGGGCTGGCACCTTCTGTCTTTTGCGGAGGGTCCAGTTCTTCCAGAGCAGCAGACGGACATGGTTCATGGCTCACCAGCTGATCCCCTTAAACTGGGGTCACATCAGAGTTACACACCTAATGACACACATCGACAACACGTCAACCACACCTCAGCATATCCAGTGTGTCCTACTTAAAGTGAGGGttgaaaaatagaaaagcaCAAAGGGGCCTTCACAACCTCATACTGTATATAACAGCATCCTGATTTGGTAAAAAATGTTGACATTAATTATTACACATTGCtattaatgaatatttactTCCATTTTGTGCAATCACCATGGGCTGTCATACATGTGCAGCACTGCACTGTGCAGTTTACTAACTTGTTTAACTGGATGTTAAAGCAAGCTGTCTCTATAGAGCAGCACATGAACACTGTACACATTTTAAGTGAAAAACTGTAATTTGCCCTTTTGAGGCCCATCAGATGCCTGTCATCTAACAGTGTTCAATAGATAAAAAGAAATTCACTGACCGAGTGGAAAGCTATCATTTTCAGACTGTTGAAGCTGCACTTTTTCTAGTCTTGTTTTTGTACCTAAATAATAATTACGCTGAAACTGACAGGTATCAGTGTCCAAGCACAGCAGGTATTACGACATAAAAGAGCTATGCGTCTGCAAGAGTAGGAAGTAATCTGTAACTTTCAGGTTCCTTATAATTACAGATAAGCAAATGCCATCAGAGCCTGATATTAAAAACTGCtcccaaacagcactaaactcTATCAGATGACCATCAAACAAGGTGGGGCAGGAAGAACACACCTCTGGGGGGCTCTTGGAGCCAATTCAACTTACAGTTCATATTATAAGAGGGAGGACCAAACAATACTTCAGTCAACGGAATAAATTATTCCTATTATGTCTTTACTCTTATATAACCAATAATTATCCTTACCTCAGTTGGAAAAGGTTCAAGTCCCTCGCCTAGAAATCAAAAGCTTAATACATGGCTCTCTGCAAACTGTGACTGCAAAACCTGTAGCTCCTTTCTAACCCCTGTGACAGAGCTAATCTTCTTGTCTTAATCTCCAAACTCAATGTGGatgcagagaggggaaaaggCCTGCTTTACAACTGACAACTGGCTActtgtgtatgtaaataaaatctTTTGGAGGGATTGTGAATTGAGTCACATTTGAAGATATCGTGTGGAGAGCGATCGAATGGATGTGCTGTCATGTCTAGTGAAGGCTGAGTCACAGCTGTGCAGCTGACATCTCAGAGCATAGAGCTGATTGAGAGAGCAAGAGTACATAAAGACAAAAATTGTATTTCTCTCCAGGTTTTAGCATGGTGAGTGTGTCCCATGGCAGTCGAGTGGCCCTCGTTAAGAGGACTAAAAAGTCACTACTTAAGCCCCACCGCTACCGGCACATATTTATCAGTTATGAGAGTTCTAAGAACTCGGCATACTCAATCATGGGCAAACCATTTGCAGAGTCAAAGAATTCACAAAAAGATCTGAAACTTGTATAAAGCGGGTTACAACAGCATTTAATTTTAACACACTGCATATTCTTTCTTTAGGAGCTGGTTGTATTGTCAGTGCAATGTGTGGAACTGTAACATACAAAATGAAAGTACACAAactttataaaattaaaaataaattcactcATGCTGAAAGTTATAATCACAGTgtttgaagaaaacaaaatgtaaagagGCACAGCAACTGGCTTTTCACAAAAGTTGGCTTTAagaacaaatgtaaatacatttagaaGACACTTTACATATTGACACATTAGGTTTTTAAGTGCATTGCAGAGATTACACTgggataaaatatatatacatctgTACAAATTCCATTTCACTGTACACAGACTGCTTATAGGCAGTTGCTTTTTCATACCCAGAGCAGATAAGTTGAGATAAGGTGAGATTTCTCCATCAAAACGTCATACAAATCCTGGTTCCATGATGGCAGAGAGAGGAACTGTGCATTTGCCACGAATAACAGCACAAACAGACATGCTGCAGAGGAAATGGTGCTTGCCAAATGTTTTGGACGTGTAGTTGCCTGTTGGTTCACACAGCAGCGCACAGCcccaaacagggaaagcagctGCAGGTCAGCTCAGAGTACTGCACTAGTGAGGATTTTTCTAGACCACCAAATCCACCAGGCTCTACACAGTGACTACACCATTTACTGAAGCCTTGGTGCTGTCCCAAAGGCCCAACTGTAATAGGACAATTCTGaaaagcagagaacagagaccTTTTGCCCCTCTACACTTTAAACCATTTTCTTAATATGGCCCAAAGAGCTGTAGAcgtattaatatataaaaaagaaggTGGTCACCACTGGCAAGCAGGCATTTAAATATTCCCTGTGCTTACCTCATAAAACATCCAAGGTTTCCAAACTCACATTTTAGACTAGACAATATATGTTTTACAAGTGATTAATCACAATTTTGTCCAATTCTGGGCTTAATCTATGTCTGGGAAACCAGATCCAAGAGTTCTAGGACAATATTTCCTGCAGAACTCAAACACACTTTGCAGGTCACAAACCTTTAACATTTGAGTATTAAGAATGaccacttaattttttttttatgagagaTTTAATATTAAATTTTACACCAGGGGTGCAAAAGTCAgaatatttttcttctgtgtaaAAATAGGCTTTCCAGCAGGAAATCTGTGAGGTGTGAGAAGAATTAAAGTTCATACAAAGTGGGCTTCCCTGTGCTCCTGCTGGTGTAAGTGGTGGCTTCCTCGCAGTTTCTGCTGCAAGGCCTTGGCCTCGGCCAGGCTGACCTCCTCCGGGCTGGATGGAAGAGACTGAGAGGGCGACAGAGGTGGTGAGCTCACTGCCACCTCCCCCAAGGCCTCCGCCCCAACCTGCGTACTTCTCTCTGACGGCGACACAGTCGTAATGCTCGTCGTGGCCATGGTTGTTGCAGACGCAGTCAGCGTGGCTACCGGTGGAGCCAACGTCACAGTAATCGTTGAGACGGTCACTGAGACGGTTCGTTCTGCGTCTGGAGGCCTGGCACGGATGCCTGTGGGGGGCTTGTAGAAGGTCCCCGGTGGCGGCTGAAGCGTGCGTGGTGCTCTAAAGGTGATGGGCACATCCCTGCCCAGACTGGCACCGCTGTCCCGCCTCGAGGTCCGGAAAGGCCTGATGGTCACCATGAAGGGGGCGCTGTGGGACACGGTACTGGCCACATTCAAAGACGTCATGGGCTCTGAGCTCGTGGTTTCTTTGGTTCTGTCTGCTGCACCGGGCTGGGGGAGGCCAGCCACGATCATGGCCGTCCTGGGGGTGACGTCATagtgtttgtactgtttgtcCCAAGTGCGTCGCAGCGTTTGGGTGTCGATAAAGGGGTAGCAGCTGCGGCCCTCCGCCTTCCCTACCTCCGTCACTTCCTCGATGGCGGCAGGGGGGTGCTCAAATGACGGTGGGCGAGCATTGCGCTCGCCTAGCAGCCGATCCACAGGCATGCTGATGGGCCTTGACACTAAGCGGGAGCGATGGGGGCGGAGCTGCACTGGCCGGCTGCTAGTGCCGAAGCCCAGCACATACCTTtgcacctcctccacccctctcatATCTCCGTTCAGCCTATCTGTGCCATCAGTGACtagagagacaaaaacacagagagagagagagagagagagagagagagagagagagagagcaaacgaGAGACACCGATTTAGTCAGTCTTGGTCTACTGTTTAATAAAGCAAGACAAAAATGCAAGTGTAATTTTGCCAGACCTCCATCTACAGCACAGGTTTTTTTCATAAGTCTCAATGACATTGGATCCATCTTAGATAAAAATGTTTCTTCGATTTATGGAAATCTCTAACAGCAGACAAATGTCTCAGTTTCTAGAGGTCTGACTGCTGTCTTGCAGTGCAGAGTAGTTACTCCATTTATGCTTTCTGAGTAATTTATGCACCTTCTGTAATTTACAGCAATGGTGAAGCAGGCAGTACTATAAAAAGCCCATCAGCCTAGTGTTACAAAATGCTTGGCTGCAGTGTCTGAGAAAAAGAGTTATGATCAAGTGCGTTATGAGTTGTGTAAGAAAATGAGTTATGATCAAATATGATCAAATGTGACTGATCTTTCATAGCTACATTTCTAAGCCAAGATATGTAGTGGTGAATACTAGCTACTACTTGCAAGctatattcaaattaaaatattcatgttGTCCTATTGGGGTAAAAGTGAAATACATTAGCTAGATTTATAAGAATACCTAGATTTATACTAATAATATTATAACAATTGTCAAATTATAGGCCAGAAAGCTATAACTACAATGTTTATCCAACAAaatccacagaaaaaaaaatagcttttgGATGTAGTTATTTAAGTGTAAGGAATTTATTTTTGAGGAAGGTAATTGCTCTTGATTGTAATCCATTTGCCTTATTGgctaaacaataaacacactttGCCAAAAGCCAGTCTTTAGCAATGAAATATCACCTAAAAAGTACCTGCTTTCTGTGTACTGCTAACTTGCATAGCTAACTACTCTACAGAATACCTCTTAAAAATTAGCTCAAATATATAAACCTTTACACTCGTACTCACCTGCCAcatcttcctttctctcctttccatCATCCAGCAAACGTGAGGAGGACGAATGCTGCTTACAGGTGCTCTGTGGGATGCGAAGCAACAAATCGAGAAATTAGCATTCACATCTACAGTGGAAACCCATAGTCACTTTATTGCCTTACTTGCCTCTTTGAGGTCCACGAGGGACTGGGAGTGCAGACTGAGTCTCTGCTGATGGCAGGGCAGGAATGCAGGGGAGTGATTGGGCGCTGTGGGGCTTAAGGGAGACACCGGGCTCTGTGGGGTGTCAAAGATCATGTGCTGGTGTCTGATGAGCAGCTCCACCATCAAGGCCTGGTAAGGGTAGTCGACGAGCGAGGAGAGCGACACGTCTGCCTCCGTCTGCCTGGGTTTGATCAGCGTGGGCCCGAAAATGATGCCCAGGTTGCTTGCAGTCATCTTGTTCTCCTCTGCCTGCTCCATAACCCTGGGAGGCAGAAATGTGGGGATTTAGCTGGCCTCACACTCAAGAGGACGTGCATGCTAAAATACACATCTGCATATGGAATGTTCCAGCGGTTGAGTTTTAAAGGAGCAGTAAGTCAATTTTAATACTAAAAAGTATCATCAAcctatttatgaaagtgattgttatttaatttttattataaagTGCAGCTGACATTAGATGAagaaattgctttgtagtcctcaaatgaaccagatAATGCTCCATAGAGTGGGTCCCCCACACGGGAGTCAGCCATGTAGATTTAGTACAAAATCTCTccaacatccaggccactaggtgtcagtataatggtgGTTTcataatataaagaaaaataattttctccATCACAGTGCTGTTCTACCTGTGTAAGTGAGCTATGAGGAAGTGCAGGGTTCTGTAATGAGTCAGAGGCAGCTGCCGGAGAAGGTCTCTGATCTTGAAGACGACCCTGTTGAGCTCGATGCTGAGGCGGGGCTGCTCTCCCACGGGGTTGCTTTGAGCCAAATCCACCTCATCCACCAGGAGGCGCTGCGCCTCCTTAGCCAATCCGATGAACTCGTTATAATGTCTGTACAGAATCAGCGGCTCTGGTAgcttcagaacacacacagaggattcGGCGTTCAGTattcagaagaagaaaaaattcaGTGTTCAATATTCAACATTCAGAAttcagtattacagtaaaacacacctgtctcaGGTAAAGTTTGAGCACGTTGCTAATGTCATGTGGATGGAGGTCAGACAGTTCCACCAAGTCTTTACCGTTCTCAAACGCCTGACAAAGCTTTTCCACTCGAGACTTTGCCCCATTCACACGGTAAATACCCTTAAAAAACCAACAAGCCAtcatacaacaaaacattttgtcactTTGTTTGCCCAGTCTGCTTTTCAATACATTTCTCATAATGGTCATCTCTTCACAAAACACATCACGACCATTTACCTTGATGTTGAGAGCGCGACTTTCGATTTCTGAGGTGCACTTTTTGATGATGAATGGCACGCCATCGGCACTGTTCTTGGCCACCTGTGCAAAATCAATCCCGAACAGGTGCAGCCTGCCCTGGAGCTTCTTGTGCCCACACTGAATAGCCAGGGTCTCCAAACACTTCTTATGACAGGCCAATGAACACTAAATGACAGAATGCAGGATAAGGGCAAAAAAAGATCAGAAAgtatgaaaaacagaaaaaacagaaagtatGATTAAACCGAAGATAAGGATGACTGTGGTGGCACCTCCTCGCATTCGGCCCCGTGGAACACCACCAGGCTGTCGCACTCCCGGCATTTAGAAGGCGCACGTAGCTTGCGTagcttgtgggtgtgtgcggcTTTTGACATCAGAGTGTTCCGAAAAGGGCCAGGGGAGCTGGTGGCCTCTATGACCATCTCACCAATGCCTGGAAAAAGCAGTGTCAGTCAGTTTCAAGATCTCTTTCGCAGCTGTTAATAAAGAGTAATAAACCATTACTTTATAAACGACATCACTGACAACCATATTGACATCAATGCACCACTAAAACGCGTTGCTTATCCATGTTGCTTGACCATATAGAAAAAGGACAGTTGGAGCAGTCTACAGTCGTTTCTACGCTTTATAAATGCATAGGGCCATAGGGTGTTCATGTAATATGTTCCCGCAGACTAAAATCTAAAGGCTCCTCAAGCAGCTCTGGCTGTGGGAAGGGAGgtggagcaaaaaaaaatgattttatttggTTAATCTGAGCTGCCTTCATTTTGGCAACTGTAAAGTGAatttacagtacaaaaaaagGGTCTCTGAAGGCAATGTGTAGTGTAGAATGCAGCTGAAAGACAGGAAGTGTTTTAGCTGAAACACTGAGCCAAGATCAACACAAACCTCATCTACGCAGCTGAGCATAAAAACACTGGGAGGTGCAACCCAACACAAATGCAGTGTGACTGCTAATACTGTACATCAGTGAAAAGGTATTCAGTACTTTCGGACACCCACCCGCCCGCCcttcaacacacaaacacacccagcaACATGAAAtcccaacacacaaacacacacccaataaTATGCACCAAACCACCCCCCAGTGATCTACCATTGTCTGAAGGGGAAGGAGGTTCTCTCTCATCCAAGTCATCTGCAGAGGACATGGTACCAGTGGAAGGAGTTCTGGGAAGCCTCCGCTTAAAATCCcctgtaaatcacacacacaaaggaataAAATAGCAGACATGgctgaacaaaaaaacaaacttacgGATGCATGGAGATCACCACAACATTGTGTTACAGTAGAAGCAGAAAACTTGTGTGCATCTATAGCAGGCTGTGACTGCGCTGGAAGGGCTGGTGTCAGAGGAGAAGTACCTGGGCTGGCGATGGGCGAGTCCACTGAGCGCGACTCACTGCTGCCCCCGGCGCTCTCAGAGTCGCTGCACATGCCCCCTCCGCCACTCCCTCCCTGACTGCCTGAGCTCCAGGCCTGCTGGGGCCCCTGTTGCTTCGCaactgcacaatcacacacaaacaggtggCAGCTAATAAAAAACATTGTTCAGAAggaaagggtaaaaaaaaaaaaaaaaaaaaaaaaaaaccaaacaaaaaaaaaaaaaaaaacccacacctaATTTCAAGTTATATGGTTTGAGGTTCGCTGCCATGAAAGATCTGAAATCACTGAAATCAGGAGAACTTTCACTTCTGAGAATGTCTTCATTCAGTGAAAGTTTTCATTCAGGCTTTAGTGCTTTAATTCCAGCTATTGAAAGCTTTAAtttcacactataaaaaaaaatacatttaaatagcCAAATTGTCCCTCACATCTCCTTTTAAAATGTGTCCCCATCTCCCATGGTTGCCACTGTGAACCACCAACAGCACTTATGCATCTAATTTGAGGGATTTCAGCTTGAGTGGGTGAGAGTCGCAAGCCACACACGAATGAAAAACTCTTACCTTGGATGTCTGCTGCGCTGTTGGACCTCCTATCGGCCATCCTGCTGATGCGTTGGTGGGCAGGACTGCTGACCTCATCAACACTGAGAGCATCTCCTGCTGAGGTGGAGCCCTGAGAAGAGTTGGTGCTGCTCAGTGACCTCTTATGGATGGATATACTGGGGAAGACAAACCACGGGGGAACATCAGTATAATGGAGCAGTTAAATTTATGACACCACACTAATTGGTTTAATGCGGCTGACCTCAATTAATTCTGCATTTTAgataagaaattattttaatgcgTATTTGCAAAGTGGCAAGGATTAAATCAGATCAGAACAGGTAGCCACAAAATCatatcaacttttttttttggtttaatactatttattttctattagtgCAAATGAAGGTTAAATGGTTTTCTCAGTACTAAACATAGCAAATAACAGGAGCATTTTGCTATGTGGACATGAGGCTTCCGGATGTGTGACCACATGATTGTAGATGACAGTGACCTAGTTTACTATGCAGAGGTATGAACAGCATACTACATAGTGTCACACAGTTCTAATGCAGAGTGCAACCTCAACCAGTACTGCAGCTTTCATCACACTTCCTGAGGAAGAACATTcaaatggtggtggtggtgggagaggggggggggtttagagcatgcacacatgtttacaaaaacaaagctttCTGCTTGAGCATTAGGTTAGGTAGCTATGCGGCTGCATTTTCGAAGGTTTGATGAAagtttcattctgtttaaaTCATGTGCTGGATTAATGCTTGTGATGGCATTTGGCAGTGTTAGTTCAGTTTGGACTTCAGAGACAGACATTAGGTTCAATAGTGCCAGGGCAGGAAGGATATTCTGCACTGTGCAGGACCGTAGCTCACCCTGTCCTGGAGGGTCCCGTGCTGTCCTGAGAGAGAGTCTCCAGCCAGACACGTTCTTTCGGCAGGCTGTGCACAAACTCGGAGTAGCACTGGCCCGGGTCGTACAGCTTGGCCTGTTCACACAGAGCCTGGTACTTCTGCGGCAGTGACACAGTCTGCGCCTGCAGCATCTGAAACCAGTTCACCGTCACCTGCGCACAAATGCTGGGCGTCACAAAAAGCATCTAGTGAAAGGGATCACCCCTATATAGGgagaaagacaaggagaaagatggagaaagaggtaCTGACGGCTTTGAGGGTCAGGTCACACTGGAAGACCAGCTCACGGATTTGAGTGAGGATTTCGCTCTTGGCGCTGGCGAGACCAGCCCTCTTGGCTCCTGCATCGGCCTCACAGGCTTTGTAGTGGTCCTGGGCATCCTCAGCCTGCAGGGCAACGCATGgcacaagcagagagagacggGATGAACAGCTGAACCAGCACAGAGCTCATCGAACAACTAATAGTAGGTAGATTAGGGTGCTGTGTTGGAGAGTGCTGTAGagttacagttgtgtgtgtgtaagtaattgTGTAGTAGGGCTGTGGATGACTACAGTGCAGCTGTACCTTTTGCAGAGCTtcatcctccaccctcctcttcttctccaaGCTCCTCCCCCCTGTGCCATGTTGCTCCTCCCCCATGCGGCTGCTTGAGCTGCGAGCCTTTTCATACTCCTCCCTTCGCTGAGTCTGCAGGAGACGAGCTTTCCGCGCGGCACTGTCAGCTTCACTCTGCTCCggcgcatacacaaacacacttcgcTTCAGCCAATGCTGGGAGAtcggtggaaaaaaaaatccacatgcAGCTTTTCTTTTAtacctgtttgtttgtcatatcaacatcaacaactacaccaccaccacgcACTAGTGTCATgaccaaaaataaacaggagGGTTTGTTCGGTAGCAAATCGGAACATACCATTTTCTTCTGCTCCCTCTGCCACTGCTCCTTCATCTCCTTCCTCATCTTGTCCAGTTCATTCTTGCGTGCCTGCAAAGGCTGTAGAGTGAAGGTGTTACTCAATGAAGTACTGCAGGATACAAGTGAAGGTTACCAAATGCTACAATCAGGCACAGTGGCCTCTGTAACCTTGTTGTGTCATGTCTCACTGGCTCACCTGTATGAATCGGTTGGTTTGGAGAGCTGCAGCTGTCTGGAGGAGCACCTGATTGTACTCAATCTCATTCTTGAAAGCGGACACATAAATGTCCCTGAACGGCATGTAGTCCTTTCAGTAAAAGAAAGCATCAGTCATGTGGTGGCTTCAAGCTGGGGGAGTAGAAGTGCATTTGATGGACAGATACCTCTTACCTGCTGACTTGCTACTGCCTTAGCTGACTCTGCCATCTTGGCAAAGCTTTTGGCACACTCCATATCTGCGAAGGAGATGGCACGTGTTATATGCAGGTCTCAGCTGGGTACTGAATATgggtctttttttgttgttgttagtgcTTTTACACTCACCCAGGTTGAGGCGCTTCTCCACCCAAGCCAGCATGTCTTTGGTGTACCTGGACAGGGCCTTGGCATAGAGCAAAGCCGACTCTACCCCGGTGTCATTCCTCAGCAGGGCCTGGTCTACCTTCTCCACAGATGTCAACTCTGGAGACAATGACGAGGCTGGTTCTTTAAGTACAGACACTTGGATGTAATCAAAAACATGAACAGAAAGCATGGCAGAAAGTGAAATGTTTGGGTGACTTCACATTCCTCTCCCCACCCATTGCCCTGAGATTTGTTAACAATcgttttgtgtttaaaaataacaacaattcTTAAGGATTAAAAGGATAGTGAAAGTCCTTAAGTGAATAAAGATCCCTAAAATTGCACCAGGCAAAAGCCCGCCCACCATCTGCAGCAAAAGAGTGCAAAGAGCATGATTTCTGGGACTGACATGAATTTGCAGGACCGGCTCACAGCCAAGTCACGAGAACGTGTGGAACATGTCTCGTAAcatacaagcgcacacacactctccaagCTAGCTACGCACCCATTTAATCTTCTCTCCCACCTCAGCCGACCACATGTGGTTCCCATTCCATACAAAAATGACTAAGGTAGCCAAAGAATGCGAGTCGTTtgaggcacaaaaaaaaaaaacagggtgaGATTCTGGGAGAATGAGAAACAGCTAATGTGTCAGAGGTAAAGAAAGGCCCGCAGTGACCTCTGAGCCAACGCTACTGCCCATCCATCTCCTTAACAAGCACTTATTCCATCTCCCATGTCCCAAGAGCTCTCCAACTAAGACAGATAGTAGCTGTAGGAGCCTTCAGCCCCGTCTGCAATCGGCAGGAGCACACTGACTGCTTATGAGAACACAAATGTGACGTGACTGAGGGGGAAACAGGAGAAATATTCACCTGCCAGGGCATCTTTCTCATCACTGTAGCCTCCTGAATCTCCAGACAAGTTCTCAAACGACTGGAAAGTTaggaaaacacatttcacatttggtaattattcatgttttcaattatgcatttaattcattataataCAATTgcttattaaaaaagaaaggatgAAGTTATGAATATAAGTAA
Encoded here:
- the arhgap29b gene encoding rho GTPase-activating protein 29 isoform X8 codes for the protein MGDVDSDCRGGLHQDGRSRSFENLSGDSGGYSDEKDALAVSVLKEPASSLSPELTSVEKVDQALLRNDTGVESALLYAKALSRYTKDMLAWVEKRLNLDMECAKSFAKMAESAKAVASQQDYMPFRDIYVSAFKNEIEYNQVLLQTAAALQTNRFIQPLQARKNELDKMRKEMKEQWQREQKKMHWLKRSVFVYAPEQSEADSAARKARLLQTQRREEYEKARSSSSRMGEEQHGTGGRSLEKKRRVEDEALQKAEDAQDHYKACEADAGAKRAGLASAKSEILTQIRELVFQCDLTLKAVTVNWFQMLQAQTVSLPQKYQALCEQAKLYDPGQCYSEFVHSLPKERVWLETLSQDSTGPSRTGISIHKRSLSSTNSSQGSTSAGDALSVDEVSSPAHQRISRMADRRSNSAADIQVAKQQGPQQAWSSGSQGGSGGGGMCSDSESAGGSSESRSVDSPIASPGDFKRRLPRTPSTGTMSSADDLDEREPPSPSDNGIGEMVIEATSSPGPFRNTLMSKAAHTHKLRKLRAPSKCRECDSLVVFHGAECEECSLACHKKCLETLAIQCGHKKLQGRLHLFGIDFAQVAKNSADGVPFIIKKCTSEIESRALNIKGIYRVNGAKSRVEKLCQAFENGKDLVELSDLHPHDISNVLKLYLRQLPEPLILYRHYNEFIGLAKEAQRLLVDEVDLAQSNPVGEQPRLSIELNRVVFKIRDLLRQLPLTHYRTLHFLIAHLHRVMEQAEENKMTASNLGIIFGPTLIKPRQTEADVSLSSLVDYPYQALMVELLIRHQHMIFDTPQSPVSPLSPTAPNHSPAFLPCHQQRLSLHSQSLVDLKESTCKQHSSSSRLLDDGKERKEDVAVTDGTDRLNGDMRGVEEVQRYVLGFGTSSRPVQLRPHRSRLVSRPISMPVDRLLGERNARPPSFEHPPAAIEEVTEVGKAEGRSCYPFIDTQTLRRTWDKQYKHYDVTPRTAMIVAGLPQPGAADRTKETTSSEPMTSLNVASTVSHSAPFMVTIRPFRTSRRDSGASLGRDVPITFRAPRTLQPPPGTFYKPPTGIRARPPDAERTVSVTVSTITVTLAPPVATLTASATTMATTSITTVSPSERSTQVGAEALGEVAVSSPPLSPSQSLPSSPEEVSLAEAKALQQKLRGSHHLHQQEHREAHFV
- the arhgap29b gene encoding rho GTPase-activating protein 29 isoform X6, with the translated sequence MFRQSGVGGSGNKRSSSDITHLFQHGTGPSTLSPSKAPAMGRSSSTNPLSTVGLGDLAHAPGADPDYIMQLVSDVRKFAHVLLSLKEAFHSKGTQECLHQAIQEQLAELLRVLKAVIGKHQTLNSADILTAAGTVIAKVKGINFKDVNKENRGAIFSEIFRSIDTLAFTFGNVVSDFLMGDVDSDCRGGLHQDGRSRSFENLSGDSGGYSDEKDALAELTSVEKVDQALLRNDTGVESALLYAKALSRYTKDMLAWVEKRLNLDMECAKSFAKMAESAKAVASQQDYMPFRDIYVSAFKNEIEYNQVLLQTAAALQTNRFIQPLQARKNELDKMRKEMKEQWQREQKKMSEADSAARKARLLQTQRREEYEKARSSSSRMGEEQHGTGGRSLEKKRRVEDEALQKAEDAQDHYKACEADAGAKRAGLASAKSEILTQIRELVFQCDLTLKAVTVNWFQMLQAQTVSLPQKYQALCEQAKLYDPGQCYSEFVHSLPKERVWLETLSQDSTGPSRTGISIHKRSLSSTNSSQGSTSAGDALSVDEVSSPAHQRISRMADRRSNSAADIQVAKQQGPQQAWSSGSQGGSGGGGMCSDSESAGGSSESRSVDSPIASPGDFKRRLPRTPSTGTMSSADDLDEREPPSPSDNGIGEMVIEATSSPGPFRNTLMSKAAHTHKLRKLRAPSKCRECDSLVVFHGAECEECSLACHKKCLETLAIQCGHKKLQGRLHLFGIDFAQVAKNSADGVPFIIKKCTSEIESRALNIKGIYRVNGAKSRVEKLCQAFENGKDLVELSDLHPHDISNVLKLYLRQLPEPLILYRHYNEFIGLAKEAQRLLVDEVDLAQSNPVGEQPRLSIELNRVVFKIRDLLRQLPLTHYRTLHFLIAHLHRVMEQAEENKMTASNLGIIFGPTLIKPRQTEADVSLSSLVDYPYQALMVELLIRHQHMIFDTPQSPVSPLSPTAPNHSPAFLPCHQQRLSLHSQSLVDLKESTCKQHSSSSRLLDDGKERKEDVAVTDGTDRLNGDMRGVEEVQRYVLGFGTSSRPVQLRPHRSRLVSRPISMPVDRLLGERNARPPSFEHPPAAIEEVTEVGKAEGRSCYPFIDTQTLRRTWDKQYKHYDVTPRTAMIVAGLPQPGAADRTKETTSSEPMTSLNVASTVSHSAPFMVTIRPFRTSRRDSGASLGRDVPITFRAPRTLQPPPGTFYKPPTGIRARPPDAERTVSVTVSTITVTLAPPVATLTASATTMATTSITTVSPSERSTQVGAEALGEVAVSSPPLSPSQSLPSSPEEVSLAEAKALQQKLRGSHHLHQQEHREAHFV